In one Silene latifolia isolate original U9 population chromosome 10, ASM4854445v1, whole genome shotgun sequence genomic region, the following are encoded:
- the LOC141605565 gene encoding pleiotropic drug resistance protein 1-like yields the protein METSTADLYRVASVRLGGGSSWRNSGRDVFSVSVHDEDDEEALKWAALEKLPTYNRVRKAIFNDMGGPAREIDVDKLGFDEKKEILERLVRIAEEDNERFLLRLRERIDRVGIDIPTIEVRYENLNIGAQVLVGSKGLPSVFNFFTNTIEGLLNLLHILPNKRKPFAILHDVSGIIKPGRMTLLLGPPGSGKTTLLLALAGKLAKDLEFSGRVTYNGHTMDEFVPQRTSAYISQHDLHIGEMTVRETLAFSARVQGVGTSYDMLVELSRREKAANIKPDPDIDIYMKAAAVEGQETSVVTDYILKILGLDVCADTLVGNEMIRGISGGQRKRLTTGEMLVGPAKALFMDEISTGLDSSTTYQIVNSIRQSIHILKGTAVISLLQPAPETYDLFDDIILLSDGQVVYQGPREHVLEFFEFMGFKCPQRKGVADFLQEVTSRKDQEQYWARRDAPYTFVTVKQFVEAFKRFHVGRRRAQELAVPYDKSKSHPAALTTEEFGLNKKELLKACLSREALLMKRNSFIYVFKSVQLVITALITATLFLRTHMHKNSVQDGMVYLGALFFSQVQILFNGFSELSLTIIKLPVFYKQRDLRFYPSWAYSLPSWLLKIPISIVETAIWVIITYYVMGYDSNVGRFFKQYLVLLGIHQMASALFRFNAGIGRNMILANTFGTGALVTLLVLGGFILSRETVKKWWIWGYWISPLMYGQTALSVNEFLGHSWTNNGLGKTVLDARGIFAHAYWYWIGLGALVGYVILFNVMYTIALTYLNPIGKPQPILSEEDLQEKQANLTGQAIELSSRGRRSSGSGRGGEIQEESQRNGQRGMVLPFQPLAITFDEIRYSVDMPMEMRSQVNEDRLELLKGVSGAFRPGVLTALMGVSGAGKTTLMDVLAGRKTGGYIDGDIKISGYEKKQETFARVSGYCEQADIHSPHLTVHESLVFSAWLRLSSDVDAEARKTFVEEVMELVELDSLRYALIGLPGVNGLSTEQRKRLTIAVELVANPSIIFMDEPTSGLDARAAAIVMRTVRNTVNTGRTVVCTIHQPSIDIFDAFDELLLLKRGGTQIYFGPIGRHGCDLIKYFEGIRGVHKIKDGYNPATWMLEVTSMAQETQLGVDFSELYKNSDLYRRNKATIQQHSIPAPGSKDLYFPTQYSQPVLTQFMACLWKQHCSYWRNTMYTAMRLFFAIFVGVMFGSIFWKLGSTTNKQQALLNAMGSMYTAVLFLGIQNSSGVQPVVFVERTVFYRERAAGMYSALPYAFSQVLIEMPYCFFQTAFYGITVYAMMGFQWTAAKFLYYLYFMYFTLLYFTYYGMMSVGVTPNPSIAAIVSSAFYGIWQVFSGFLIPRPRMPVWWRWYYWLCPISWSLYGLLVSQFGDLEITVIDLEGDLKGLNVKQYLHAYFGYERDFLGPVAGVIVGINVLFAFVFAFAIKTFNFQRR from the exons ATGGAGACAAGTACAGCAGATTTGTATAGAGTAGCAAGTGTGAGATTAGGAGGAGGATCATCATGGAGAAATAGTGGAAGAGATGTATTCTCAGTATCAGTacatgatgaagatgatgaagaagcaCTTAAATGGGCTGCTCTTGAGAAATTACCAACTTATAATCGAGTTAGGAAAGCTATTTTTAATGATATGGGTGGTCCTGCTAGAGAAATTGAtgttgataaacttggttttgaTGAAAAAAAAGAGATTTTGGAAAGACTTGTTAGGATTGCTGAGGAAGATAATGAACGATTCTTGCTTCGACTCAGAGAACGTATTGATAG GGTTGGAATTGATATACCGACAATTGAAGTAAGATATGAAAATTTGAATATCGGAGCACAAGTTTTAGTAGGAAGCAAGGGTTTACCTTCCGTCTTTAATTTCTTCACCAATACAATTGAG GGTTTATTGAATCTCCTCCACATTCTTCCAAATAAGCGAAAACCATTCGCAATCCTTCATGATGTCAGTGGAATTATCAAGCCCGGCAG GATGACATTACTTTTGGGCCCTCCTGGCTCTGGTAAGACTACATTGCTCCTGGCTTTAGCTGGTAAACTTGCCAAAGATCTTGAG TTTTCGGGAAGGGTAACATACAATGGACACACAATGGATGAGTTTGTTCCCCAACGAACTTCGGCATATATCAGTCAGCATGATCTTCACATTGGAGAGATGACAGTGAGAGAAACATTGGCCTTCTCTGCCAGAGTTCAAGGGGTTGGAACCAGCTATG ACATGCTCGTGGAATTGTCGAGAAGAGAAAAGGCTGCCAATATTAAGCCTGATCCAGATATTGACATCTACATGAAG GCAGCTGCAGTTGAGGGACAGGAAACAAGCGTAGTTACTGACTACATTCTTAAG ATTTTGGGACTGGATGTATGTGCTGATACACTAGTAGGGAACGAGATGATCAGGGGTATTTCTGGGGGACAAAGAAAACGGCTTACAACTG GAGAGATGCTTGTTGGACCAGCAAAAGCACTTTTTATGGATGAAATATCAACCGGGTTGGATAGTTCAACAACATATCAGATTGTAAATTCTATCCGACAATCCATCCATATACTTAAAGGAACTGCCGTTATCTCTCTTCTCCAACCTGCTCCCGAGACTTATGATCTCTTTGATGACATCATACTTCTTTCTGATGGACAAGTCGTGTACCAAGGACCCCGTGAACATGTCCTCGAGTTCTTTGAATTCATGGGCTTCAAGTGCCCTCAAAGGAAGGGAGTTGCTGACTTCTTACAAGAA GTAACATCACGGAAAGATCAAGAACAATATTGGGCTCGGAGAGATGCACCTTATACCTTTGTGACCGTGAAGCAATTTGTGGAGGCTTTCAAGAGATTTCATGTCGGTAGGCGACGTGCACAGGAGCTTGCCGTCCCATATGATAAGTCAAAAAGTCACCCTGCTGCCTTAACAACTGAGGAATTTGGACTTAACAAAAAGGAATTGCTTAAAGCATGCTTGTCTAGAGAGGCACTATTGATGAAGAGAAATTCATTTATCTATGTTTTTAAGTCTGTCCAA CTTGTTATCACGGCACTCATTACCGCAACATTATTTCTGAGAACTCATATGCACAAGAATTCTGTGCAAGATGGGATGGTTTACCTAGGTGCCCTTTTCTTCTCACAAGTACAGATTCTGTTCAACGGGTTCTCGGAGCTGTCATTGACAATTATAAAGCTCCCTGTGTTCTATAAGCAAAGGGATTTACGGTTCTACCCCTCTTGGGCATACTCCTTACCATCATGGCTTCTCAAAATCCCAATCTCAATCGTAGAAACAGCCATATGGGTGATAATAACTTACTATGTTATGGGCTATGACTCAAACGTGGGAAGGTTCTTTAAGCAGTACTTGGTCCTCTTAGGTATTCACCAGATGGCTTCGGCATTGTTCAGATTTAACGCGGGGATTGGAAGAAACATGATATTAGCAAACACATTTGGTACTGGAGCCCTAGTTACACTTCTCGTGTTGGGTGGTTTCATATTGTCACGAG AAACTGTGAAAAAATGGTGGATATGGGGCTACTGGATCTCTCCATTGATGTATGGGCAGACGGCTCTTTCTGTGAATGAATTCCTTGGTCACAGTTGGACCAATAATGGCTTAGGAAAAACAGTACTGGATGCTCGTGGGATCTTTGCACATGCGTATTGGTATTGGATTGGACTAGGAGCTCTTGTAGGATATGTTATTCTGTTCAATGTGATGTACACAATAGCTTTGACATATCTAAATC CAATTGGGAAGCCTCAGCCAATTTTGTCTGAAGAGGATTTGCAGGAGAAACAAGCTAACTTAACTGGTCAAGCCATTGAGCTGTCATCGAGAGGAAGACGATCCTCTGGCTCTG GAAGAGGGGGAGAAATTCAAGAAGAATCTCAACGAAATGGGCAAAGAGGGATGGTTCTTCCTTTCCAGCCTTtggctattacctttgatgaaaTCAGATATTCAGTAGATATGCCTATG GAAATGAGGTCGCAAGTAAATGAGGATCGCCTGGAACTTCTTAAGGGCGTGAGTGGCGCATTTAGGCCAGGAGTGCTGACAGCACTGATGGGTGTTAGTGGTGCTGGGAAAACAACCCTGATGGATGTGTTAGCAGGGCGGAAAACTGGTGGATATATAGATGGAGATATTAAAATCTCTGGGTATGAAAAAAAGCAAGAAACATTTGCTAGGGTTTCTGGATATTGTGAGCAAGCAGACATTCACTCTCCGCATCTCACAGTCCACGAGTCCTTGGTCTTTTCAGCATGGCTTAGGTTATCCTCTGACGTTGATGCAGAAGCAAGAAAG ACATTTGTAGAGGAGGTCATGGAACTTGTAGAGTTGGACTCTCTAAGATATGCACTTATAGGACTTCCGGGAGTAAATGGTCTCTCAACCGAGCAGCGAAAGAGACTAACAATAGCCGTAGAACTAGTTGCCAACCCTTCTATAATATTCATGGATGAGCCAACCTCAGGGCTTGATGCTAGGGCTGCTGCCATTGTGATGAGGACAGTTAGGAACACTGTGAACACAGGTCGAACAGTGGTTTGCACTATCCATCAGCCAAGCATTGACATATTTGATGCTTTTGATGAG TTGCTATTGCTTAAGCGAGGTGGAACGCAAATATACTTTGGTCCTATAGGCCGCCACGGTTGCGACCTTATCAAGTACTTTGAG GGAATTCGTGGAGTTCACAAAATCAAGGATGGCTATAATCCTGCAACTTGGATGTTGGAGGTAACATCAATGGCTCAAGAAACTCAACTTGGTGTTGACTTCTCTGAATTATACAAGAATTCAGACCTCTACAG GAGAAACAAAGCTACTATACAACAACACAGTATTCCAGCTCCAGGATCAAAGGATCTATACTTCCCCACTCAATATTCACAGCCTGTTCTGACTCAATTTATGGCATGTTTGTGGAAGCAACATTGTTCGTACTGGCGGAACACTATGTACACTGCAATGAGACTTTTTTTCGCAATCTTTGTGGGAGTCATGTTTGGGTCTATCTTCTGGAAACTCGGCTCTACAAC GAATAAGCAACAAGCTCTTCTAAATGCAATGGGTTCAATGTATACGGCAGTTCTATTTCTTGGCATTCAAAATTCATCCGGAGTTCAGCCAGTTGTGTTTGTCGAAAGGACAGTTTTTTACCGAGAGCGAGCTGCAGGAATGTATTCCGCTCTTCCCTATGCTTTTTCACAG GTCTTAATTGAGATGCCTTACTGCTTTTTCCAAACCGCCTTCTATGGAATCACAGTGTACGCCATGATGGGATTCCAATGGACCGCGGCAAAGTTCCTTTACTACTTGTACTTCATGTACTTCACCTTGCTCTACTTCACATACTATGGCATGATGTCTGTTGGCGTtacccctaatcctagcattgcTGCCATTGTTTCCTCTGCGTTCTATGGCATTTGGCAAGTTTTCTCCGGATTCCTTATCCCAAGACCT AGAATGCCGGTATGGTGGAGATGGTACTACTGGCTGTGCCCCATTTCATGGAGCTTGTACGGGTTGCTAGTGTCCCAATTTGGTGATCTCGAAATCACAGTGATTGATTTAGAGGGAGATTTGAAGGGACTAAATGTGAAGCAATACTTGCATGCCTATTTTGGTTATGAGCGCGACTTCTTAGGGCCGGTTGCCGGAGTTATTGTTGGGATTAACGTTCTTTTCGCTTTCGTTTTTGCGTTTGCTATCAAGACCTTTAACTTTCAGAGGAGGTGA